TCCATTGGCGTCTGTAGATATATCGTCACCATGTACAACATACTGACACCCATATCTTCTCATCCATTCCAAATCAAACACATATGGTGCAGAGGGTACCACTTCATCGACCCATTTACAAGTGTTAGCAGATAAACAACGCTCCTCAAGAGTCATAACAGGCGGTCCCTTGTTTAGGgtaatttcttcatccGAATGTATACCAATAACAAGCGTTTCGCCCAACTGCTTAGCTTGAAGAATGGCATTACTATGACCTATAGAGTGTTAGGTGATTAGATATACTAGAGATAATTGATAGAAAAGTCCTACCATAATGGAAGAAATCCATGCACCCGTCTAACCAAAGACGATGTTTTATATTGGAAGAAGATGCCATGTTATTGGatcaaaaagataaagCTAAACCAATATTATTTCTTCCCTCAATATGAATCTGAGAAATGTCTTTGTAAACCTCTATTAGTTAAAGCACAATCATAAAAATCGTTTCCGGTGATATTCATTTGAACACCATCTACAATGATTTATAGAGCCTTTAATGAACCTTTAGTACTAACTAATAATTAATCAAACGGCTCTTCTTTTAGCTAATAACTTACAGCTTAAATTTAGTAAAAGTGTCGTAGATTAAGTTTCCTGAATCCACGAGTGTTTTGGTATACGTTACTTGACATGTGCACACCACTCAACAACATCAATAAATTCAGCAATTGATTGATTTAATAGTGGTTTATGCTTTATTtcattctttcaaaaacagTGTTATGCTTGTTTTAGTTATTGGGGATTTTCATATCCCAGACCGAGCTCCTAAGCTCTCTGAGAAGGTAAGAACATAAAAGGGATAATGGAATTGTTTATAATTGTTAGTTTATGTTAAATgctaatttaaatattaaatgaaGTTTCGACAACTTCTAATTCCCGGAAAAATCAGTCAAATCATATGCTTGGGAAACCTAACTAGCACAAGTGTATATGAATATTTGAAGCATGTTTGTTCTGATTTGAAGCTAGTTAAAGGTGCTTTTGATATTAGCAGTAAGGCTCCAATCGCCGGGAAAATAACTCTTGgttcttttaaaatcggGTACACAAACGGTCACTTGGTAGTACCTCAGGACAGTCCAGAGGCACTAAGTATTTTAGCTCGAGAAATGGACGCTGATATCCTTTTGTTTGGAGGCACACATAAATTTGCAGCATATGAACTTGACGgctgtttttttgttaaccCTGGATCAGCTACAGGTGCACCTAATGTTTCTGCTGTagaagatgatgaaaaaatcgTTCCAAGCTTTGTTTTAATGGATGTTCAAGGAGCAGTTTTAATACTTTATGTTTATAGGATTTTTGATGGAGAGGTCCGGGTTGAAAAAATGCAGTACAGAAAACCAGAATAATCTCATGAAATATACGATTGAACCACGGAATATGCGGTCTTTTCATCGTAAAGAAGTGTTAAATGATAATTAGATGTTTTTCTGTTTATTATAGCATAATCCGTATCTTAATTTACCGAGTATGTAGACTACCGAAAAGTATGTGCTTTCCTtacttgcttttttaaaatgaaagaaatgttTGAAGGTTAAATTTATGCGCTGACTTTATCCACTTTTCTTTGTCGGCCTTTCGCGTCAAATATTGTTGAACATGCTATCGTTTGTCCTGATCGATatgtataaataaaatcgTAGTCAAGGTTGATTTGTAAAGCAGGTTtgtaaatcttttttaataaatatatcatATGAAAAATAGATGCGTTAGTACTTGAAAAGTACGATTATATTCCAGTGTCAGTTAGAgatttaaaacaatataaTCTCATCAACCTCAGCATCAAATGCAGCGAGTGTTTTGATTATGCTTTCTGTCATAGTTTTTCTGTGATAATACGCAGAATCTCTTGTGATAGAGTCCTTTGTTTGGGTATTCTTGATGTTTGAAACTAACCGTTCATCTGGAACATGTTTAACagtttcatttaaaaataaattggaGCCCGTCCTCATGCAAGACTTCGGGGTCGACGTTGCTACAGGTTTaagtttgtaaaataacTCGAgatcaaattttaaaatgtttaaGCCTTCGTAACCATTTACGGGGAAATCGTCAGCAGTTTTTGTCTCAGGTGTCttaattattgaaaaatcaGATGGAAGAATGTTTGAAAAGGCttgattttgatgaattggTAATGTTTGATTAGTTTTGTCTTGTAAAGCTGGACGTGTcgaattctttttttttgaatttgatattttaggattcttgtttttttttattaatttatactCTAATTcgttttcattatttatagCCATAAATGCAatctattgttttttttcgcTTAATGTTTTATATGATTAATGCggttttgtttacatttttaccAATGGGAAAACCTAATGTTCGAGGTCTACTAGCTGAATTTACGAATAACAAATCTTAATGTTTTTTCGTTGAGTTTACTTAGCCTAAGTGAAACCACAAGGCTGCTgttaaaacttttaaaggAAAACCAAGGTAGTGTGACTTTAAGATAATAAAGGATTCAATCAAGCATCGCTAATCCTTTTTGATTCCacagtaaacaaaatatgtTATGGTGATTATAAGTATTAACTTAGATTATATAATTAATGGCTAATTAATATAAAGTTTTGATTTAATGTCTTTAAGTGTGCAATCCATCGTAAACATCATTgtctatttataataagGATTTCTCATCATCTGCattgaaaatcaaaacaaCTTAGGAAACGCAACATTAAGTAATTAGAAATTTGGTTATGCAATGTGTACTAAACGGCTTGTAACTTAAAAGGAGCTTAACGTCGAACATTGTGAGTCTCCAAAAAACATAGTTTTTTTAGCAAAGCAGTAAATATTTGACGTTAAAATACTTGACAGATAATATTAACATCAAATGAATCTTATCATTTCTAAAAGCTTTGCAGTAGTTGCTTTGCATTCCCTGAATTTCGTTTTACATTCACTGCGCTTTCTTAAAATATGGTATGCTGGAAATTTGATTCCAACCActaacaaacaaaaatcataGATATTGctaaaaattaaacgaTTGGCAAGATGGATATTCGGCCAGCTCGTATAAGTGACCTTACTGGGATGCAGAACTGCAACTTACATAACTTGCCTGAAAATTATCAGTTAAAATATTGTAAGTTCAATTCATTGTAATTCTTGCTGCACGGCAATGAACTTCCAGTATTAAAACAATGATTcttattttctaatttaatGTAGACCTTTATCATGCTATTTCTTGGCCTATGCTTTCTTATGTTGCTACTGATCCGAAAGGACGTGTCGTAGGATATGTTCTTGCAAAAATGGAAGAAGAGCCTAAGGATGGGATCCCTCATGGTCATATCACAAGTGTCTCAGTAATGCGCTCCTATCGTCATCTAGGACTTGCTAAACGTCTCATGGTTCAAAGTCGTAAGTGTTAATTGAGAGCGAAGTAGATTACGGATATATCCAAGGAGGAGCTAGAGGGAAATCTTAAGCTTTTTTGCAGTTGTTATCGATGATTATTCcaatatgtatatattttattttgtgcAAGACTTGGTCTGCTAATACTTTGAATTGTTCATTTGGTGAGTTGGTTTTTTCCTTGCaacaattcattttttttacctaaTTTGTTTTCGACAATGTTTCCTTCCTGCTGATTCCTTGATATTTTCGGTCCATTccttaaacaaaatttttttaaaaaaagtaaaagataCTAACTACTTAAATGAACAGAAAGAGCCATGGTCGAAGTTTATGGCGCCAAATATATGAGTCTTCATGTTCGTAAAAGCAACAGAGCTGCTATTCATCTTTATCGTGATACTTTGCAATTTGAGTATGTTTTTACTCGCCATCATTGAAGAGATTCTAACATTATTTTAGCGTTCAAGGGATTGAAAGCAAATATTATGCTGATGGTGAAGATGCTTATGCTATGCAGTAAGTACTTTGTTGTAAAAACTAGGTTGGGGATGGTTGCATGGATCGTTTAATGAGTattctttccaaaaactATATACAATCTTTGTGACAATCGTTCTTTCTTTAGTTTGGTCAACTTCTGTATAATTACCTACGTTGTTTCAGACAATATATGACTGTTCAACGTCATCACAACTATCTAGGTTACTAACAATTTTTAGCAAAGATTTTTCTACTTTGAAATTCGATACACCAGAAACCAACG
This portion of the Schizosaccharomyces pombe strain 972h- genome assembly, chromosome: I genome encodes:
- the vps29 gene encoding retromer complex subunit Vps29, coding for MLVLVIGDFHIPDRAPKLSEKFRQLLIPGKISQIICLGNLTSTSVYEYLKHVCSDLKLVKGAFDISSKAPIAGKITLGSFKIGYTNGHLVVPQDSPEALSILAREMDADILLFGGTHKFAAYELDGCFFVNPGSATGAPNVSAVEDDEKIVPSFVLMDVQGAVLILYVYRIFDGEVRVEKMQYRKPE
- the naa10 gene encoding NatA N-acetyltransferase complex catalytic subunit Naa10, whose protein sequence is MDIRPARISDLTGMQNCNLHNLPENYQLKYYLYHAISWPMLSYVATDPKGRVVGYVLAKMEEEPKDGIPHGHITSVSVMRSYRHLGLAKRLMVQSQRAMVEVYGAKYMSLHVRKSNRAAIHLYRDTLQFDVQGIESKYYADGEDAYAMHKDFSTLKFDTPETNDELAKTVQSLALNN
- the moa1 gene encoding meikin; its protein translation is MAINNENELEYKLIKKNKNPKISNSKKKNSTRPALQDKTNQTLPIHQNQAFSNILPSDFSIIKTPETKTADDFPVNGYEGLNILKFDLELFYKLKPVATSTPKSCMRTGSNLFLNETVKHVPDERLVSNIKNTQTKDSITRDSAYYHRKTMTESIIKTLAAFDAEVDEIILF